The genomic interval CTGGTGCGATGGATCGGAAGCCGAAAAGGAGAAACTCACACAGATCGCGGTGCAATGCGGCGATTTGATGCCGCTCAATCAGAAGGAATTACCGGGCTGTTATCTCCATCGAAGCGCGCTTAACGACGTGGCGCGCACGGAAAATCTGACGTTTGTTTGCACCGAGCGGCAGGAGGATGCCGGTCCCAATAACAACTGGATGGCGCCATCGGAATCCTACGATAAACTCTCGAAAATTTTCAGCGGCGCCATGCGCGGCCGAACGCTTTACGTGATCCCGTTCTTGATGGGGCCGCAGGGGTCGCCATTTAGCAAGGTCGGCATTCAAGTCACTGACAGCGTGTACGTCGTGCTCAACATGCGCATGATGACGCGCATGGGCAAAGTCGCTCTCGATCATCTCGGCAACTCCGATGACTTTACGCGCTGCTTACATTCCAAAGCCGATCTCGATATGGAGCGGCGGTTTATCTGCCACTATCCCCAGGATAATACGATTTGGAGCGTCGGCTCCGGCTACGGCGGCAACGCGCTTCTAGCAAAGAAGTGTTTGGCGTTGCGTATCGCCAGCAAGCTCGGCCAAAAAGAAGGCTGGTTGGCCGAACATATGTTGATCGTTGGCATCGAAAGCCCCGAGGGCGAAGTTACCTATGTCTGCGGCGCGTTCCCGAGCGCCTGCGGCAAAACCAATCTCGCCATGCTGGTGCCGCCCGCCGGTATGAAAGGTTGGAAGATTCACACCGTCGGCGATGATATCGCTTGGCTGCGGGTTGGCTCGGACGGTCGGCTGTGGGCGATCAATCCGGAAGCCGGCTTCTTTGGCGTCGCTCCCGGCACTGGCTCTAATACCAATCCGAACGCCGTGGCCACGGTGAAAAACGACACGATCTTTACCAATGTGGCGCTGCGCTCCGACGGCACCGTCTGGTGGGAAGGCCACGACGATCCGACGCCGAACAACGCGCATGATTGGCGCGGCAAAGCCTGGGACCCGGCGAGCGGACAACCGGCGGCCCATCCCAATGCGCGCTTCACAGTCTCGCTCAAGCAATGCCCGACCTACTCGTCCGAATGGGAGAAGCCCGAAGGTGTGCCGATCAGCGCCATGCTTTTTGGCGCGCGGCGCAACAAGCTCGTGCCGCTGGTTTATCAATCGTTCAATTGGCAGCACGGCACGTTCCTCGGTGCGACCCTGGCATCGGAGACGACGGCTGCAGCCACGGGCGCCGTCGGCGTTGTGCGCCGCGATCCAATGGCGATGCTGCCCTTCTGCGGCTACAACATGGGCGACTATTGGGGCCATTGGCTGTCGATGTCGAAGCGGGCGACCAACCCACCGAAGATTTTCCGCGTCAATTGGTTTCAGCGCAACGACCAAGGCAAGTTTATCTGGCCGGGGTTCGGCGAAAATCTGCGAGTGCTGCGCTGGGTGATTGAGCGTTGCAAGGGTGCCGGCGCCACCGATGAGACGCCCATCGGCTACGTGCCCAAAGCGGCCGCGCTGAACGGCGATGGGTTGAATGTTTCTCAAAGCGACCTGAACCAGCTCGTCGCCATCGATCGCGACGGCTGGAAAAACAATCTCAAGAGCCAAAGCGAATACTTTGACACCTACGGCGATCATTTGCCGGTCGGTATCAAAGAAGAACACAACTCCCTAGCCAATCGCCTAAAGGGCTGATCTAAGGGATCTCCAGGAGGTTCGAATGGCACGAGGACATCATGATGTCGGTGGGTTGCCAGGCGCCGGGCCGATCGATCAGAGCCAGCACGAACTTGCCGACTGGGAAATTCTCGCAGACGCCGTCAACCAGGCGTTGGGCGCACGCGGTGTCAAGCGCACCGATGAGCTGCGCCGGCTGCGCGAGGAGATGGATGCGGCGGCCTATAAAAATTCTTCCTACTACGAGCGTTGGATTGCCAGCATCGAGGGCATCCTGATCGAAAAAAAAATCCTGACGCGCGCAGAAATTGACCGCAAAGTTGCCGAGTTCGAAAAAAAGTGGGGTGAGCCATGACCTTTGCACCGGCGACCGGCCGGTTTCGTCCTGGCGATCGCGTGAAGGTGCGCTTCGAAGATCGCCCGGGCCACATCCGCACGCCGTGGTACGTCCGCGGCAAGACTGGCTTTGTTGAACGGGTCTACGGTGATTTTCTCAATCCGGAATCGCTCGGCCACGGCGGCGATGGTTTGCCCAAGCGGACTCTGTATCTAATCGCGTTTGCGCAGTCCGACCTCTGGGAAGGGTATCGCCAAAATACACCGGACAAATTGCTGGTCGACATTTACGACCATTGGCTGGAAAAAGCCGCGTAGGAGGTCTATCCCAATGACTACGACAGCTACCCCCGCCGACGATCACGGCCATGACCATCCAAAACATGAATTGAGCGCCACCGCCAAAAGAATCTATGCGATCCGCGCGCTCTTGGTCGAGAAGGGTGTTATTAGCGAGAAAGACATTCAATGCCAGATCGAATATCAAGAGGCGCGCTCGCCGGTTAATGGTGCCAAGCTGGTGGCCCGTGCCTGGACCGACCCTGCGTTTAAGCAACGCTTCATCGCCGATCCGAAAGCGGCTTGCGCGGAAATGGGCATCGACGCCACTGCCATCAACGAATTTGTCGTTTTGGAAAACACCGAGAAGGTGCGACACATGGTGGTCTGCACCTTATGCTCGTGTTATCCCAGGCCCATACTCGGCCGCCCACCCGACTGGTACAAAAGCATGAACTATCGCCAGCGCTCAGTCGTCGATCCGCGCGGCGTGATGCGCGAGTTTGGTCTGGTCTTGCCGGACGATGTGCAGGTCCGGGTCCACGACAGCACGGCGGACATTCGCTACCTGGTATTACCGCTTCGTCCCAAAGGCACGGAAAAACTGAGCCAAGCGGAGTTGGAAAAGTTGGTGACCCGCGACAGCATGATCGGCGTGATGGACGCTTTGTCAGCAGTGCCCGCCGCCTAAGGCCCGGCGAGTAAATTTTTTTTGACAGCGAATCGCAGCGCTCTTATAATACGACCTCGCTAGAGACTCTCAGGTCCGGCCGCAGTTGCTAGCCAAATTGAGTGGAGACGGTCCGCCCGTGGCAGCCGTCAGGATGGGAGCCAAAGGATATTTGGCTCGAGGGTAGGATGGAACCCGCCCAGGAACTCAACGGGTTTTCGTGGAGGCATTCTCGCATGCCCGCTCTTTCTAACGCGCGAGCGCTGCGCGTTATCGGTCAAGACTTGGAAACACGCGGACTTAAAACGTTCGACATTCGCCGCCAGCGCGATCGTTTCGAGGTCCATTGCGGTTACCAAGCGCCGCCGGCGCCGACGCCGGTTTTGCTGGAATATTCCGCCGCCGACATCGATGAATTGGAAAGCCGCGCTCAAAGCAACCGGCGTGATGCTACGGCGCCGCTCGATCTTCTTTCACTCTCCCAGATGCTGCGCTCTTTAGGCGGCTATTTCGACGGCAAGAATATCAACTTGGTGCGGATCTCCAATGTGGAAAGCGCTGGCGCCGAAGCCCGCTTCAAGATCGAAGGTGAGACCGAGCGTGGTGAGCGTCTCACCGACGAACGGAGCGCCTCGGCGATCTACGATATGGGCGTCAATATGTACAAGCAGCGGGGCCGAGCGACGGAACGCTATGCGCGCTGGCGGCGTTGAGTCAGGGCACGGGGCACGGTGAGCATTGGATAGCGACGCAAACTACTATTCGCTTTTGGGCGTGAAGCGCCGCGCGAGTGCTGACGACATCAAACGCGCCTATCGCAAACTCGTCTTTCAATACCATCCGGACCGCAACCCCGACGACGACGACGCGGCAGAAAAGTTAAAGCAGATCATGGAAGCCTATGACGTGCTTTCCAACGACGAAAAGCGCGCCTCCTACGATCGCGCCAATTGGTCGGCCTTTCAGCA from Deltaproteobacteria bacterium carries:
- a CDS encoding phosphoenolpyruvate carboxykinase (GTP); protein product: MSNSSGTVPANPHIQNWVKSMAAMCQPDNVYWCDGSEAEKEKLTQIAVQCGDLMPLNQKELPGCYLHRSALNDVARTENLTFVCTERQEDAGPNNNWMAPSESYDKLSKIFSGAMRGRTLYVIPFLMGPQGSPFSKVGIQVTDSVYVVLNMRMMTRMGKVALDHLGNSDDFTRCLHSKADLDMERRFICHYPQDNTIWSVGSGYGGNALLAKKCLALRIASKLGQKEGWLAEHMLIVGIESPEGEVTYVCGAFPSACGKTNLAMLVPPAGMKGWKIHTVGDDIAWLRVGSDGRLWAINPEAGFFGVAPGTGSNTNPNAVATVKNDTIFTNVALRSDGTVWWEGHDDPTPNNAHDWRGKAWDPASGQPAAHPNARFTVSLKQCPTYSSEWEKPEGVPISAMLFGARRNKLVPLVYQSFNWQHGTFLGATLASETTAAATGAVGVVRRDPMAMLPFCGYNMGDYWGHWLSMSKRATNPPKIFRVNWFQRNDQGKFIWPGFGENLRVLRWVIERCKGAGATDETPIGYVPKAAALNGDGLNVSQSDLNQLVAIDRDGWKNNLKSQSEYFDTYGDHLPVGIKEEHNSLANRLKG
- the nthA gene encoding nitrile hydratase subunit alpha, which produces MTTTATPADDHGHDHPKHELSATAKRIYAIRALLVEKGVISEKDIQCQIEYQEARSPVNGAKLVARAWTDPAFKQRFIADPKAACAEMGIDATAINEFVVLENTEKVRHMVVCTLCSCYPRPILGRPPDWYKSMNYRQRSVVDPRGVMREFGLVLPDDVQVRVHDSTADIRYLVLPLRPKGTEKLSQAELEKLVTRDSMIGVMDALSAVPAA
- a CDS encoding nitrile hydratase subunit beta — encoded protein: MARGHHDVGGLPGAGPIDQSQHELADWEILADAVNQALGARGVKRTDELRRLREEMDAAAYKNSSYYERWIASIEGILIEKKILTRAEIDRKVAEFEKKWGEP
- a CDS encoding nitrile hydratase subunit beta, giving the protein MTFAPATGRFRPGDRVKVRFEDRPGHIRTPWYVRGKTGFVERVYGDFLNPESLGHGGDGLPKRTLYLIAFAQSDLWEGYRQNTPDKLLVDIYDHWLEKAA